The Phragmites australis chromosome 15, lpPhrAust1.1, whole genome shotgun sequence genome window below encodes:
- the LOC133892887 gene encoding ADP-ribosylation factor 1, translating into MGLAFGKLFSRLFAKKEMRILMVGLDATGKTTILYKLKLGEIVTTIPTIGFNVETVEYKNISFTVWDVGGQDKIRPLWRHYFQNTQGLIFVVDSNDRDRVVEARDELHRMLNEDELRDAVLLVFANKQDLPNAMNAAEITDKLGLHSLRQRHWYIQSTCATTGEGLYEGLDWLSSNIASKA; encoded by the exons ATGGGGCTCGCGTTCGGGAAGCTCTTCAGCCGGCTCTTCGCCAAGAAGGAGATGCGGATCCTCATGGTCGGCCTCGACGCCACCGGAAAGACCACCATCCTCTACAAGCTCAAGCTTGGCGAGATCGtcaccaccatccccaccatCG GCTTCAATGTTGAAACTGTTGAGTACAAGAACATTAGCTTCACTGTCTGGGATGTCGGGGGTCAGGACAAG ATCAGACCTCTCTGGAGGCATTACTTCCAGAACACACAGGGTCTTATCTTTGTTGTGGACAGCAATGACCGCGACCGTGTTGTTGAGGCAAGAGATGAGCTCCATAGGATGCTGAATGAG GATGAGCTACGTGATGCTGTGTTGCTTGTTTTTGCCAACAAGCAAGATCTTCCCAATGCTATGAATGCTGCTGAGATTACTGATAAGCTTGGATTACACTCCCTGCGCCAGCGACACTG GTACATCCAGAGCACTTGTGCCACAACTGGTGAGGGTCTGTACGAGGGCCTGGACTGGCTATCCAGCAACATTGCTAGCAAG GCTTGA